A region from the Colwellia sp. PAMC 21821 genome encodes:
- a CDS encoding sigma 54-interacting transcriptional regulator has product MNTLNPAAIETDSKILIVDDDPSLLRLLGIRLSAAGYQIESAKNAKIALGRLESFHPQLVISDLKMEGMDGMALFEQIRAKHPHIPVIIMTAHGTIPDAINATKQGVFSFLTKPFESKELLEIVQQAIRLQPAELNYNQADNQWRDKIISRSTIMESLLQQSKQVAKSDFSILIQSQSGTGKELLAKAIHLASPRHQQTFTAINCAAIPEQLLESELFGHNKGAFTGAEKNHIGLFQATDGGTLFLDEIGDMPMSFQVKLLRTLQEREVRPVGSTQSIKVDVRVISATHKNLQQAILDKTFREDLYYRLNVVELELPPLSERREDIPLLAQYFLSKSTEQSHINISGFSQEAMEILISAAWPGNIRQLQNVVEQTVALSTEPLISEMLVKNALRDKTTILPSFVQARDKFERDYLAKLLKITAGNVSQAAKIAQRNRTEFYKLLNRHHLSAEAFREE; this is encoded by the coding sequence ATGAACACTCTTAATCCGGCTGCCATAGAAACCGACAGTAAAATTCTAATCGTTGATGACGATCCTAGCTTATTACGATTACTCGGTATTCGTTTATCAGCAGCAGGCTATCAAATTGAGTCAGCAAAAAATGCCAAAATTGCCCTAGGCAGACTTGAAAGTTTTCATCCTCAACTGGTGATAAGCGATCTAAAAATGGAAGGCATGGACGGCATGGCATTATTTGAGCAAATAAGAGCTAAACACCCTCATATACCGGTGATAATCATGACCGCCCACGGCACAATTCCCGATGCTATTAATGCCACTAAACAAGGCGTTTTTAGTTTTCTGACGAAGCCATTTGAAAGTAAAGAGTTGCTAGAAATAGTACAACAGGCCATTCGACTGCAGCCCGCAGAGCTAAACTATAACCAAGCTGATAATCAATGGCGAGACAAAATAATTAGCCGCAGTACTATTATGGAGTCGCTTTTACAGCAAAGTAAGCAAGTGGCAAAAAGCGATTTTAGTATACTCATCCAAAGCCAAAGTGGTACAGGCAAAGAGCTATTAGCCAAAGCTATTCATCTTGCAAGTCCCCGTCACCAACAAACATTTACCGCGATCAATTGTGCTGCTATTCCTGAACAGCTTTTAGAATCTGAGTTATTTGGTCACAACAAAGGCGCATTTACGGGTGCTGAAAAAAATCATATCGGCTTATTCCAAGCAACGGATGGAGGGACATTATTTTTAGATGAAATTGGTGATATGCCAATGAGCTTTCAAGTAAAGCTGTTACGGACATTGCAAGAACGAGAAGTGCGTCCCGTTGGTAGCACACAATCAATCAAAGTCGATGTGAGGGTCATTTCAGCAACACATAAGAATCTTCAACAAGCCATATTAGATAAAACCTTTCGTGAAGATTTATATTACCGACTCAATGTGGTTGAACTAGAATTACCACCATTGTCTGAACGCAGAGAAGATATCCCATTACTTGCTCAATATTTTTTAAGTAAATCAACAGAACAATCCCACATTAATATTTCCGGTTTTTCGCAAGAAGCGATGGAGATTTTAATCAGTGCGGCTTGGCCAGGCAATATTAGACAGCTACAAAATGTTGTTGAACAAACTGTGGCTTTATCTACTGAACCATTAATTAGTGAAATGTTAGTAAAAAATGCACTACGTGATAAAACCACTATTTTACCGTCATTTGTGCAAGCCCGAGATAAGTTTGAACGTGATTACCTCGCTAAGTTACTAAAAATAACGGCAGGAAACGTCTCACAAGCAGCAAAAATAGCGCAAAGAAATCGCACTGAATTTTACAAGTTACTCAATCGTCACCACTTGTCAGCAGAAGCTTTCAGAGAAGAGTAA
- a CDS encoding aminotransferase class I/II-fold pyridoxal phosphate-dependent enzyme, translating to MLESNLPKHIAFSQRLASYIKYNLSDSTAQALTMGQLCQLGSDHSFSSDSQTTAISSTLLQYSPIQGDELLRQEIVNFHQNLNNHSRIVDANNAVTFCGAQEALSAIYQTVLSAGDEIVVMTPSYPSLVNMAKSMGVIVREIKLCTDNHWQVNIDDFNQVVNEKTQLIVLNSPHNPTGSIIDTELADKILKLAQYYQCYLLSDDVSQASNYHNLALAHSFLDYPKSIVVGVMSKSLGLAGVRIGWAVTPDMTLVQRIIAIKTVNSISCSKIDEKLASIALKNSTAILATNNQLILDNIELFSALIARHSNKLSWTPPQAGILALVEVKHITSIVTWSEKLAKQCGILALPSELFGLKGSYFRLGLGQESFANTLGLFEHFLLQSTA from the coding sequence ATGCTTGAATCTAACTTGCCCAAACACATTGCTTTTAGTCAGCGCCTAGCGAGCTATATTAAGTACAATTTAAGTGACTCGACCGCACAAGCTTTAACGATGGGGCAGTTATGTCAGCTGGGATCTGATCATTCTTTTTCAAGTGATTCTCAAACTACGGCCATTAGTAGTACGCTTTTGCAGTATTCACCGATTCAAGGTGATGAGCTATTACGACAAGAAATCGTCAATTTCCATCAAAATTTAAACAACCACAGTAGAATAGTCGACGCTAATAACGCGGTGACATTTTGTGGAGCACAAGAAGCACTTTCGGCTATTTATCAGACCGTGTTAAGTGCTGGTGATGAAATTGTTGTAATGACGCCAAGCTATCCATCTTTGGTTAATATGGCCAAGTCGATGGGCGTTATTGTGAGAGAAATCAAGCTATGCACTGACAACCATTGGCAAGTCAATATTGATGACTTTAATCAAGTTGTGAATGAGAAAACTCAGCTTATTGTGCTTAATTCACCACACAACCCAACGGGTAGTATTATTGATACCGAACTAGCCGATAAAATTTTAAAACTGGCTCAATACTATCAGTGTTATTTATTAAGTGATGATGTTTCGCAAGCAAGTAATTACCATAATCTAGCTTTAGCACATAGTTTTTTAGATTACCCAAAAAGTATTGTTGTTGGTGTAATGTCGAAAAGCTTAGGGCTGGCGGGAGTTCGCATTGGTTGGGCGGTAACACCTGATATGACTTTAGTGCAACGTATCATTGCTATTAAAACCGTTAACTCTATTAGTTGTTCTAAAATAGATGAAAAACTAGCGTCTATAGCGTTGAAAAATAGCACAGCAATTTTAGCCACTAATAATCAGCTTATTCTCGATAATATTGAGCTTTTTTCGGCCCTTATTGCTCGGCATTCAAACAAGCTAAGCTGGACCCCACCACAAGCTGGGATATTGGCACTTGTTGAGGTTAAACATATAACATCGATAGTCACTTGGTCAGAAAAACTTGCTAAGCAATGTGGGATTTTAGCGCTGCCAAGCGAGCTTTTTGGACTTAAAGGAAGCTACTTTCGCTTAGGATTAGGGCAAGAAAGCTTCGCTAACACACTGGGTTTATTTGAGCATTTTTTGCTTCAGAGCACAGCTTGA
- a CDS encoding fumarylacetoacetate hydrolase family protein has protein sequence MNSVKVNNGDIIPSKIICVGRNYAAHISELGNEVPDNMVLFIKPNAAISEQLLSYHHEALHYEAELCFLYQQGRFCAVAIGLDLTKRALQSQLKAKGLPWERAKAFNGSALFSHFVNLDAIDEHLKLELFINGECRQSGSIAMMLYSPQAVLDEIQSFITLEDGDIVMTGTPAGVGEIVAGDVFEGRVLHRNTVLVQKKWHAL, from the coding sequence ATGAACTCGGTTAAAGTCAATAATGGCGACATTATACCTTCTAAAATTATTTGTGTCGGACGCAATTATGCCGCACATATCAGCGAACTAGGGAATGAAGTTCCTGATAATATGGTGTTGTTTATTAAGCCGAATGCTGCCATCTCAGAACAATTACTGTCTTACCATCACGAAGCCTTACATTATGAAGCAGAGCTTTGCTTTTTGTATCAACAAGGTCGTTTTTGTGCTGTTGCAATTGGTCTGGATTTAACCAAAAGGGCATTGCAGTCTCAATTAAAAGCCAAAGGTTTACCTTGGGAACGTGCTAAAGCGTTCAATGGGTCCGCACTTTTTAGCCATTTTGTTAATTTAGATGCTATCGATGAGCATCTCAAATTAGAGCTTTTTATTAATGGTGAATGCCGGCAGTCAGGTTCGATAGCGATGATGTTGTATTCACCGCAAGCTGTATTAGATGAAATTCAATCTTTTATCACTTTAGAAGATGGCGATATTGTTATGACAGGCACGCCTGCAGGTGTTGGTGAAATTGTAGCAGGTGATGTTTTTGAAGGACGAGTATTGCATCGAAACACGGTTTTAGTGCAAAAAAAATGGCATGCGCTTTAG
- a CDS encoding glutaredoxin family protein, with product MKRIILYTMSNCPHCQTAKSYLEDKNIPFRLCNVKTPAGQKEFSKLNLRGVPVLKIGDQVLKGFNVKSFNQLYQNS from the coding sequence ATGAAACGTATTATCCTCTACACAATGAGTAATTGTCCACATTGCCAGACGGCAAAAAGCTACCTCGAAGATAAAAATATTCCTTTTCGTTTATGTAATGTTAAAACACCTGCCGGGCAAAAAGAGTTTTCTAAATTAAACTTACGCGGTGTACCCGTATTGAAAATCGGTGATCAAGTACTTAAAGGCTTTAATGTGAAAAGCTTCAATCAACTTTATCAAAACAGTTGA
- a CDS encoding 16S rRNA pseudouridine(516) synthase, which produces MALNKARLDRFLAQYCQISRKNVRLMLAQNRVFIDGIVAHNIDEIIDTFSLITLDGKVIQENSAYYIMLNKPKGVVSATSDTKHQTVLDLLDYSFKHELHIVGRLDLNTSGLVLLTNDSRWSERLTLPDKKVTKRYNVTLQNPLSEEYIAAFAQGMYFAFEDLTTKPAKLTVLSDYKAQVELIEGRYHQIKRMFGRFRNPVLALHRSSIGNLQLDGQLLEGQSRELTQSEINNIDQ; this is translated from the coding sequence ATGGCGCTAAATAAAGCCAGGCTCGATCGATTTTTGGCTCAATATTGTCAAATCAGTCGCAAAAATGTGCGACTGATGTTGGCGCAAAATAGAGTGTTTATCGATGGCATTGTCGCACATAATATTGATGAAATTATTGATACATTTAGCCTTATAACGCTAGATGGAAAGGTGATACAAGAAAACTCCGCCTATTATATTATGCTGAATAAGCCTAAAGGTGTAGTCAGCGCAACGAGCGATACAAAGCACCAAACAGTGCTTGATTTACTTGATTACTCATTTAAGCATGAGCTACATATTGTGGGCCGTCTTGACCTTAATACCTCAGGGTTAGTGCTATTAACTAATGATAGCCGTTGGTCAGAACGTTTAACTCTGCCAGATAAAAAAGTCACTAAACGTTATAACGTGACTTTGCAAAATCCACTAAGCGAAGAATATATAGCCGCTTTTGCTCAGGGGATGTATTTCGCGTTTGAGGATCTCACTACTAAACCTGCCAAATTAACCGTGCTTTCTGATTATAAGGCCCAAGTTGAGCTTATTGAAGGACGTTACCACCAAATTAAGCGTATGTTCGGAAGGTTTCGTAACCCGGTTTTAGCTTTGCACCGCAGCTCAATCGGCAATTTACAACTCGACGGTCAATTGCTTGAAGGACAAAGTAGAGAGTTAACGCAGAGTGAAATTAATAATATTGATCAATAG
- a CDS encoding HAMP domain-containing sensor histidine kinase gives MSNLTTLAGKADIKSLLLKSLSIKSLTLLGFGLVALPLVIALIFGASQVNTLAKKSTNAITNIAKIFEYQQLLKSNQIKMERSAAQYLVLRDPALTASYNEQSRQILHLAEQLIMVSQDQKLLQLVAQYAQTITTLIESTMPEAELKIPTDTTIIKPIQVEFNALSTIYEQISQRSNELNTLHITKIEQAAKAVRDIMIRSLIIIPVSILIAGIFTFLITSPLKILTKSIFRLQQGHFDSEIKVVSSPEIQEIAQALENMRMRLQALELQKSSFIRHISHELKTPLAAIREGTELLYDNSVGELNAEQQEISHIIKDSVFRLQKHIEDLLDFNIVLDSTSLQDSESMQINDVVYQVIADRILDIKRKKINFNNNLSDISLFSNRKQVAVIIDNILSNAIKYSPDEGVIDISSTLVGENLQLFISDQGIGIDHENQEKIFDAFYQGPPPEQSLIKGSGLGLTIVKELLLRLNGNIEILNEQSDQQGTKIKITLPRAFHQEEQV, from the coding sequence TTGAGTAATTTAACAACACTAGCCGGTAAAGCAGATATTAAAAGCTTACTGTTGAAAAGCTTATCAATCAAATCATTAACTTTATTAGGCTTTGGATTAGTCGCTTTACCACTAGTTATTGCTTTAATTTTCGGCGCATCACAAGTTAATACTCTTGCTAAAAAAAGTACTAATGCCATTACCAATATCGCGAAAATTTTTGAATATCAGCAATTACTCAAAAGTAACCAAATTAAAATGGAGCGCAGTGCTGCGCAATACTTAGTGCTTAGGGATCCCGCTTTAACAGCAAGTTACAATGAGCAAAGTCGTCAAATATTACACTTAGCCGAACAATTAATTATGGTAAGCCAAGACCAAAAATTACTACAATTGGTAGCCCAATATGCCCAAACCATCACCACCCTGATTGAAAGCACAATGCCAGAAGCTGAGCTAAAGATACCAACCGACACAACAATTATCAAACCTATACAAGTTGAGTTCAATGCTTTAAGTACAATTTACGAACAAATTTCACAGCGTAGTAATGAGCTTAATACCTTGCACATAACAAAAATTGAGCAAGCAGCAAAGGCCGTTCGCGATATTATGATCCGAAGCTTAATTATTATTCCTGTTAGCATACTTATTGCTGGGATATTTACTTTCTTAATCACTAGCCCGTTAAAAATATTAACGAAAAGTATTTTTCGCCTTCAACAGGGGCATTTTGATAGTGAAATTAAAGTAGTGAGTTCACCGGAAATTCAAGAAATAGCACAAGCACTAGAAAACATGCGTATGCGTTTGCAAGCATTAGAGCTACAAAAGTCGAGTTTTATCCGTCATATATCACACGAATTAAAAACGCCATTAGCAGCAATAAGAGAAGGTACTGAATTGCTGTACGATAACAGTGTGGGTGAGCTAAATGCCGAACAACAAGAAATATCTCACATTATTAAAGACAGTGTGTTTCGCTTACAAAAACATATTGAAGACTTACTCGACTTTAATATTGTCCTCGACTCAACAAGCCTACAAGATTCAGAGTCGATGCAAATAAATGACGTGGTATATCAAGTAATAGCAGATCGAATATTAGATATAAAACGAAAGAAGATCAATTTTAACAATAACTTAAGCGACATATCACTATTTAGTAACCGAAAACAAGTCGCGGTTATTATCGATAACATTTTATCTAATGCGATAAAATACTCACCTGACGAAGGGGTAATCGATATTTCATCAACACTTGTGGGCGAGAACCTGCAACTATTTATTAGTGATCAAGGCATAGGGATTGATCATGAAAATCAAGAAAAAATATTTGATGCCTTTTATCAAGGTCCGCCACCAGAACAAAGTTTGATCAAAGGTAGCGGCTTAGGACTTACCATTGTAAAAGAGCTATTATTGCGCCTCAATGGCAACATTGAAATTTTGAATGAACAAAGCGATCAACAAGGAACTAAAATAAAAATCACCTTGCCACGCGCTTTTCACCAAGAGGAACAAGTATAA
- a CDS encoding FKBP-type peptidyl-prolyl cis-trans isomerase, protein MTKYIFIIIVLGLIVSFFVRNNANREAAKENILQAEQFLQKNKQVDGVIETASGLQYQVLTEGQGAVHPMASAKVKVHYHGTLLDGTVFDSSVERNEPISFGLNQVIKGWTEGLQLMVVGEKTRLFIPAKLGYGNSATGKIPAGALLIFDVELLAIN, encoded by the coding sequence ATGACTAAGTATATATTTATAATCATAGTGTTAGGTTTGATTGTGAGCTTTTTTGTACGTAATAACGCGAACCGCGAAGCCGCGAAAGAGAATATATTGCAAGCCGAGCAATTTTTACAAAAAAATAAACAAGTAGATGGTGTGATTGAAACAGCTTCGGGTTTGCAGTATCAAGTACTAACCGAAGGACAGGGGGCAGTGCACCCAATGGCTAGCGCAAAAGTAAAAGTGCATTATCACGGTACTTTGCTTGATGGCACCGTTTTCGATAGCTCAGTTGAAAGAAACGAACCGATTAGTTTTGGTTTAAATCAGGTGATAAAAGGCTGGACCGAAGGCTTGCAACTCATGGTGGTGGGTGAAAAAACTCGTTTATTCATCCCCGCGAAACTGGGTTATGGCAATAGTGCAACAGGTAAAATTCCTGCTGGTGCATTGTTAATATTTGATGTTGAATTACTTGCTATTAATTAG
- a CDS encoding tetratricopeptide repeat-containing diguanylate cyclase, with translation MKKALQVYCATLIILLFSFPIAAIADDRVNFIDMEHDIYRAPWQSYQKLIALQSAAQSYDELTYLWWLLRKAQAENLIYFYDDFNRTVEQANALVTGKTPLAIQAHLSLFQGLIHSRQGNYSLSQSALAKGLIQAKEAKLSGLYIFTKQELAYTKTLTEIFDASLEDIQEAYVEAFALKDQFLIASINETYGAIYGYLNDYKKSIEYYQRALEAYQNLEYPAHIAEALYGLASTYRYWKKYDLAIEYFDKYQQQIDYTPNANISFFAAYGIGMTLAERGDCLDAIAVIDKALALKGAIDYNAELYKRKASCLIALELLEEAESALFNAANIFANIPELIGTSWQLEVIKISSELAYARGQYGIGYGMLEQYYQKYTALLLKNSSQRLLKVRASMEIERKRIAQNLAEKRSQVEMLELEKRENSRILQIYFNIFIICVVLIVLIVITVQYRTNKKMHLISINDPLSGLFNRRYIFDYLQTAVLGSHPDKMTLSVILIDIDDFKKINDNYGHPMGDDVIRQIAEVGRDIFRQDDIFGRIGGEEFLCILPRTNISEATKIAQRFLALTNDSKMVAGHQETITVSIGIAALSEQCQDVKQLYINADQALYQAKNLGKNQVNVF, from the coding sequence ATGAAGAAAGCTTTGCAAGTTTATTGTGCAACTTTAATCATACTATTGTTTAGTTTTCCTATAGCTGCAATAGCGGATGACCGTGTTAACTTTATTGACATGGAGCATGACATTTATCGAGCGCCTTGGCAGTCTTATCAAAAACTCATAGCTTTACAATCTGCGGCTCAATCATATGATGAATTAACTTATCTTTGGTGGTTGCTACGTAAAGCCCAAGCAGAAAACCTCATTTACTTCTATGATGATTTTAATCGTACGGTTGAGCAAGCTAATGCGTTAGTCACCGGTAAAACGCCTTTAGCTATTCAAGCGCATTTAAGTCTGTTTCAAGGGCTAATTCATAGTAGACAGGGCAATTATAGTCTATCTCAATCTGCACTTGCTAAAGGGTTAATACAGGCGAAAGAAGCTAAATTAAGCGGTTTATATATTTTCACGAAACAAGAGCTTGCTTACACAAAAACTCTTACTGAGATATTTGACGCCTCGTTAGAAGATATTCAAGAAGCTTACGTTGAAGCTTTTGCCCTAAAAGATCAGTTTTTAATTGCCTCAATAAATGAAACTTATGGTGCTATTTATGGCTACCTAAATGACTACAAAAAATCCATTGAATATTATCAAAGAGCATTAGAAGCCTATCAAAATTTAGAATATCCTGCTCATATTGCCGAGGCGCTTTATGGACTGGCATCAACTTATCGATACTGGAAAAAGTATGATTTAGCGATTGAATATTTTGATAAATATCAACAACAAATTGATTATACCCCCAACGCAAATATTAGCTTTTTTGCTGCCTACGGCATTGGCATGACTTTGGCTGAGAGAGGTGACTGTCTTGATGCTATTGCTGTTATCGATAAAGCCTTAGCACTAAAAGGTGCTATTGATTACAACGCTGAATTATATAAACGCAAAGCAAGTTGTTTGATAGCACTCGAACTACTCGAAGAAGCTGAAAGTGCGTTATTTAACGCAGCAAATATTTTTGCCAATATTCCTGAGTTAATAGGCACTTCTTGGCAGCTTGAAGTGATAAAAATATCAAGTGAATTAGCTTATGCGCGGGGTCAGTATGGTATTGGCTATGGCATGCTTGAGCAATATTATCAAAAATATACCGCGTTATTGTTAAAAAACTCATCTCAAAGGTTGCTAAAAGTTAGGGCTAGCATGGAGATAGAGCGCAAAAGAATAGCGCAAAACTTGGCAGAGAAACGTTCACAAGTTGAAATGTTAGAGTTAGAAAAGCGAGAAAACAGCCGTATATTACAAATTTATTTCAATATTTTTATTATTTGCGTAGTCCTGATTGTACTCATTGTGATTACGGTACAGTACCGAACAAATAAAAAAATGCATTTAATCTCAATAAATGACCCATTATCGGGGTTATTTAATCGTCGATACATTTTTGATTATCTACAAACAGCCGTTTTAGGTAGCCATCCTGACAAAATGACATTGTCGGTTATTTTAATCGATATTGATGACTTTAAAAAAATTAATGATAATTACGGTCATCCTATGGGAGATGACGTTATCAGACAAATTGCGGAAGTAGGACGCGATATTTTCCGCCAAGACGATATATTTGGACGTATCGGCGGTGAAGAATTTTTGTGTATTTTACCTAGAACAAATATTAGCGAAGCAACAAAAATTGCACAACGATTTCTAGCGTTAACTAACGACTCAAAGATGGTTGCAGGTCATCAAGAGACTATAACCGTTAGTATTGGTATCGCAGCATTATCTGAGCAATGCCAAGATGTAAAGCAATTATATATCAACGCTGATCAAGCTCTTTATCAAGCAAAAAACTTAGGTAAAAATCAAGTTAATGTTTTTTAA
- the ovoA gene encoding 5-histidylcysteine sulfoxide synthase — protein sequence MINQLNTPKLDGNTIAEKRQELTAYFKNTWSTYESLFSLINNDDAYFLRPEPLRHPLVFYFGHTATFYINKLILGKYITKRVNSHLEAICAVGVDEMSWDDLNSEHYDWPSVDEVRGYRQQVYDLVLDLIDTMEFSLPITQDSLAWIILMGCEHERIHLETSSVIMRMLPLKWLTIKAQWQPCLHSAAAPENAFIPVKSQTLTLGKKPQDNTFGWDNEYGHQSVTVDDFSAAKFLVSNHEYMAFVAAGGYQTTTLWCEEGLAWLDFTKAKMPRFWRYNNGEYYQRNLASEMPLPLDWPVEVNFLEAKAFCQWRQESTSGFIRLPTEAQWYCLRKHIAGDQHQWRDVPGNIDLAYYASSCPVNQHQNGEFFDVIGNTWQWTDSAIDGFDGFKVHPLYDDFSTPTFDGKHNLIKGGSWISTGNETLGSSRYAFRRHFYQHAGFRYVLSDQAKNPSVSVNKYETSKDICQQLECYFGDNTLGYENYGQQIAKKVISVIGTEQVTAKRLLNLGCSVGRVAFELSQHFQHIDAIDFSARTIQYGVQLQTGKSVRYTHTIEGDICQYNEITLADKVKGVNAESILFSQADGCNLKDNFNHYDVILIQHALEQSYDPKRLLANAISRLNPSGLLIIVSDYNYQLETTEKSKWLSGVKVNGENLSGIDALTHQLSTDFEPISKKELTRVVADSARNFNLSHCELSVWRAK from the coding sequence ATGATAAATCAATTGAATACGCCAAAACTTGATGGCAACACGATAGCAGAAAAGCGACAAGAGTTAACCGCGTACTTTAAAAATACTTGGTCGACATACGAGTCATTATTCTCACTTATCAATAACGATGATGCGTATTTTTTACGGCCCGAGCCGTTGCGGCATCCGTTGGTTTTTTACTTTGGTCACACCGCGACCTTCTATATCAATAAATTGATCTTAGGCAAATACATAACAAAACGTGTTAACAGTCATTTGGAAGCTATTTGTGCTGTTGGTGTTGATGAAATGAGTTGGGACGATCTCAACAGCGAGCACTATGACTGGCCAAGCGTTGATGAAGTCAGAGGCTATCGTCAGCAAGTATATGACCTAGTGTTAGATTTGATTGATACCATGGAGTTTAGTTTACCTATTACCCAAGACTCACTAGCGTGGATTATATTGATGGGTTGTGAGCACGAGCGTATTCACCTTGAAACATCTTCGGTGATCATGCGCATGTTGCCATTGAAATGGCTAACAATCAAAGCTCAGTGGCAGCCGTGTCTGCATTCTGCTGCTGCACCTGAAAATGCCTTTATTCCAGTGAAGTCACAAACCTTAACTTTGGGAAAAAAGCCACAGGACAACACCTTTGGTTGGGATAATGAGTATGGTCATCAATCGGTAACTGTTGATGACTTTAGTGCCGCAAAATTTTTAGTGTCTAATCATGAATACATGGCTTTTGTTGCTGCTGGAGGTTATCAAACTACAACGCTTTGGTGTGAAGAAGGCTTAGCATGGTTAGACTTCACAAAAGCTAAAATGCCGAGATTTTGGCGATATAATAATGGTGAATATTATCAACGCAACTTAGCAAGTGAAATGCCCTTGCCGTTAGATTGGCCGGTAGAAGTTAACTTTTTAGAAGCAAAAGCATTTTGTCAGTGGCGACAAGAAAGCACTAGCGGGTTTATTCGTTTACCTACTGAAGCACAGTGGTACTGTCTTCGAAAGCATATTGCTGGCGATCAGCACCAGTGGAGAGACGTACCCGGTAACATTGATTTAGCTTACTATGCATCCTCTTGTCCTGTTAACCAACATCAAAATGGTGAATTTTTCGATGTTATTGGCAATACTTGGCAGTGGACGGACTCGGCGATTGATGGCTTCGATGGTTTTAAAGTGCATCCTTTATATGATGACTTTTCTACACCGACTTTTGATGGTAAGCATAACTTAATAAAAGGTGGCTCTTGGATTTCAACAGGCAATGAGACTTTAGGATCTTCGCGTTATGCTTTTCGCCGACACTTTTATCAACATGCAGGTTTTCGTTATGTGTTGAGCGATCAAGCCAAAAATCCTTCAGTATCAGTCAATAAGTATGAAACAAGTAAAGATATTTGCCAGCAACTTGAGTGTTATTTTGGCGATAATACGCTTGGTTATGAAAATTATGGCCAGCAAATAGCAAAGAAAGTTATAAGCGTTATTGGGACTGAACAGGTTACCGCGAAGCGTTTACTTAACTTAGGTTGTAGTGTTGGACGAGTCGCATTTGAACTGAGCCAACATTTTCAACATATAGACGCGATAGACTTTTCTGCTCGTACGATACAGTATGGGGTGCAATTACAAACGGGCAAAAGTGTTCGGTATACCCATACTATCGAAGGCGATATTTGCCAATATAATGAAATTACTTTAGCTGATAAGGTTAAAGGCGTTAATGCTGAAAGCATATTATTTAGCCAGGCCGATGGCTGTAACCTAAAAGATAACTTTAATCACTATGACGTTATTTTGATCCAGCACGCTTTGGAGCAAAGTTATGATCCTAAAAGGTTACTAGCGAACGCCATAAGTCGTCTGAACCCATCAGGTTTATTGATTATAGTTTCAGATTATAACTACCAGCTAGAGACAACAGAAAAGTCTAAATGGCTCAGTGGCGTGAAAGTAAATGGTGAAAATTTATCAGGTATTGATGCATTAACTCATCAGCTTAGTACTGACTTTGAGCCGATCTCTAAAAAGGAATTAACTCGAGTTGTTGCAGATTCAGCGCGTAATTTCAATTTATCTCACTGCGAGCTTAGTGTTTGGCGAGCAAAGTAG